Proteins found in one uncultured Desulfuromonas sp. genomic segment:
- a CDS encoding nicotinamidase, protein MVIYPQDTASFDVDPQCGFTPLCPDELPVADGTAIVNELNAQAGYARLRLVSKDCHPAQAPWIAATPQEILQPVDGEYPDLDVKWPPHCVVGTRGNQLIPGLPAEQDYDLVVEKGMDPVQHPYGACFHDLTEQTSTGAIEWLREHGIQCVVVGGLATDYCVKTTALQLARNGFHVVVNLAACRGVAEESSAAAVEEMRQAGIVLIANSSELEAA, encoded by the coding sequence ATGGTGATATACCCCCAAGACACCGCCAGTTTCGATGTCGATCCGCAATGCGGCTTTACGCCGCTGTGTCCCGATGAATTGCCCGTTGCCGATGGCACGGCCATTGTCAACGAGCTGAATGCTCAGGCCGGTTATGCCCGGCTGCGGCTGGTTAGCAAAGATTGTCATCCTGCCCAAGCTCCCTGGATTGCGGCAACACCACAAGAAATTCTTCAGCCTGTGGACGGAGAGTATCCTGATCTTGATGTTAAATGGCCGCCGCATTGCGTGGTCGGGACACGGGGCAATCAGTTGATTCCCGGTCTCCCCGCTGAACAGGACTATGATCTGGTGGTGGAGAAAGGGATGGATCCCGTTCAACATCCCTATGGCGCGTGTTTTCATGATTTGACCGAGCAGACCAGTACCGGCGCTATTGAATGGCTGCGTGAGCATGGCATCCAATGTGTTGTTGTGGGTGGTCTGGCAACCGATTATTGTGTGAAAACCACCGCGTTGCAATTGGCGCGCAATGGCTTCCATGTGGTGGTCAATCTGGCGGCGTGCCGTGGTGTGGCCGAAGAGAGTTCCGCCGCGGCTGTCGAAGAGATGCGTCAGGCCGGTATTGTCCTGATTGCCAACAGCAGTGAACTGGAGGCGGCATGA
- a CDS encoding sigma-54 dependent transcriptional regulator has product MDKRCSILLIDDDEQSCATLGLLLKKSGYTVETAHSGEEGLALLPKHPFEIVITDLRLPGMDGLEILKRVKEHNTETNVILVTGNSSAESAVTAMKYGAFDYITKPLNFDKLKVILDKAQEKLELVAENRYLRQQLRGRYTFDNIIGTSMTMQQVFSRMQKVLHTDSSLLILGESGTGKELVAKAIHFNGPRKDHPFVPINCGAIPADLLESELFGHIRGSFTGAIANKCGKFEQANNGTIFLDEIGTMPVHLQLKLLRVLQEQEVQPVGSNRNIKLDVRVISATNADLEQMIRDGHFREDLFYRLNVIPITLPSLRQRSEDIALLVRHFLQKSCRDMNRPMMSLESAALQVLENYEWPGNVRELENVIERTVALSDGPQITLQDLPPHITGSHTPTMADQNLYTLPADGVDMPKQIQEIERRWISQALEMSQGIKARAAGMLGINRTTLVEKIKRLGLPH; this is encoded by the coding sequence ATGGACAAGAGATGTTCAATCCTGTTGATTGACGATGACGAGCAAAGCTGCGCCACGCTTGGCTTGCTACTGAAAAAATCCGGCTACACGGTCGAGACCGCTCATTCCGGTGAAGAGGGCTTAGCTCTACTGCCCAAGCACCCATTTGAAATTGTCATTACCGATCTGCGCCTGCCGGGCATGGATGGATTGGAAATTCTCAAGCGGGTCAAGGAACACAATACCGAGACCAATGTCATTCTCGTCACGGGTAACTCCTCGGCCGAATCGGCGGTCACCGCTATGAAATACGGTGCGTTCGATTACATCACCAAGCCTCTTAATTTCGACAAGCTCAAAGTCATCCTCGATAAAGCCCAGGAAAAACTAGAGCTGGTTGCCGAGAACCGTTATCTGCGCCAACAGTTGCGTGGCCGCTACACCTTTGACAACATCATTGGCACGAGCATGACCATGCAACAGGTTTTTTCCCGCATGCAGAAAGTGCTGCATACCGATTCATCGTTGCTGATTCTCGGGGAGTCAGGAACCGGCAAGGAGTTGGTGGCCAAGGCGATTCACTTCAACGGGCCACGTAAAGATCACCCGTTTGTGCCCATTAATTGTGGCGCCATCCCCGCCGACTTGCTGGAAAGTGAATTATTTGGTCATATCCGTGGCTCATTCACCGGCGCAATTGCCAACAAATGCGGCAAATTTGAGCAAGCCAATAATGGCACCATTTTTCTCGATGAAATCGGCACCATGCCGGTTCATTTGCAGTTAAAATTGTTACGCGTTCTTCAGGAGCAGGAAGTGCAACCGGTGGGCAGCAATCGCAATATCAAGTTGGACGTACGAGTGATTTCGGCAACCAATGCAGACCTGGAGCAAATGATTCGTGACGGTCATTTCCGTGAAGACCTGTTTTACCGACTCAACGTCATCCCCATCACCTTACCGTCGTTGCGTCAGCGCAGTGAGGATATCGCGTTATTGGTGCGCCACTTCCTGCAGAAGAGCTGCCGCGATATGAACCGACCGATGATGTCGCTGGAGAGTGCCGCCTTACAGGTTCTGGAGAATTACGAATGGCCGGGCAATGTTCGTGAACTGGAGAATGTCATTGAACGAACCGTGGCTCTGAGCGATGGTCCGCAGATCACCCTGCAGGACCTGCCTCCTCATATCACCGGCAGCCACACTCCGACCATGGCCGACCAGAACTTGTACACCTTACCGGCTGATGGCGTGGATATGCCGAAACAGATTCAGGAGATTGAACGGCGCTGGATCAGCCAGGCTCTGGAGATGAGTCAAGGGATCAAAGCACGCGCAGCTGGCATGCTCGGCATTAATCGCACCACGCTGGTGGAAAAGATCAAACGACTCGGGCTGCCGCACTAA
- a CDS encoding pyruvate carboxylase has translation MAVKQFKKIMAANRGEIAIRIFRACTELGISTVAIYSEEDKLSLHRYKADEAYQIGKGKGPIDAYLGIEEIVELARQKGVDAIHPGYGFLSENPEFAEACERAGITFIGPTADIQRRLGNKVAARHVALEAGVPVVPGTEDPVKTEEQALLFAKGCGYPIMVKAASGGGGRGMRVARNKEELLEGLKSAASEAQAAFGDGTVFLEKFIENPKHIEVQIMGDSHGNIVHYFERDCSIQRRHQKVIELAPSPSLSQEKREEVCAHAMKIANEVGYLNAGTVEFLMDNEGDFYFIETNPRIQVEHTVTELVTMRNLVQTQIRVAEGYKLSDPEIGVEKQEDIELRGYAIQCRVTTEDPANNFAPDFGTIKAYRTAVGFGVRLDAANGYSGSRITPHYDSLLVKVSTWGLSFVDACRTMNRALQEFRVRGVKTNIGFLENVVTHEPFLKGECNTSYLDNHPELFNIQEKKDRANKLLHYIGHVSVNGYPNIKKRLHFRDLHEAELPHIQPEAIRPRGTRDILMAKGPQGLADWALNEKRLLLTDTTMRDAHQSLLATRVRTYDLDKIADATSHLAGGLFSLEMWGGATFDVSMRFLTEDPWERLDRLRAKIPNLLFQMLLRGSNAVGYTNYADNVVEDFVEKAAAGGIDVFRVFDSLNWTQGMRVAMEAVQKNNAICEAAMCYTGDITDPKRDKYPLEYYVNMAKELEKMGAHILGIKDMAGLLKPFAAEKLIKALKNEIGIPVHLHTHDTSGNGGTMLLQAAQAGVDIVDTALSSISGLTSQPSMNGLLSTLEGTIWDPAVDNEGMQTLANYWETVRTYYEPFESELRSSTAQVYYHEIPGGQYSNYKPQVEGLGLGHRWEECKRMYREVNDMFGDLVKVTPSSKIVGDMAMFMVQNNLTPQDVMERGHELTFPQGVVDFFKGMLGQPYGGFPEELQKIILKDEQPFTHRPGEFLEPVDFAAKKEELEKKVGHPVLDRDVSSAVLYPGVFEEFDRHRQDYSDTSVLPTPVYFYGLDVGDEVSIEIQPGKTLIVTLTAISKVHEDGTRNIYFELNGEPRQIKVKDLSAETDESEHVKAEKGNDREIGAPMPGKIFKLNVGVGDEVKEGDTLIVTEAMKMETNIKAKIDGVVKEVLYKEGDQVQQDDLLVVIE, from the coding sequence ATGGCAGTAAAACAGTTCAAGAAAATTATGGCCGCTAACCGCGGTGAGATTGCGATCCGGATTTTTCGCGCGTGTACCGAGTTGGGGATCAGCACCGTCGCCATCTATTCTGAAGAAGACAAGCTGTCGTTGCATCGCTACAAGGCAGATGAAGCGTATCAGATCGGTAAAGGCAAGGGCCCTATTGATGCCTATCTCGGCATTGAGGAAATTGTCGAACTGGCCCGTCAAAAAGGCGTTGACGCGATTCACCCCGGTTATGGTTTTTTGTCTGAGAATCCTGAATTTGCCGAGGCATGTGAGCGCGCCGGTATCACCTTTATCGGTCCTACCGCCGATATTCAACGTCGCTTGGGCAACAAAGTTGCTGCACGTCACGTGGCCCTTGAGGCCGGAGTGCCGGTGGTCCCCGGCACCGAAGATCCGGTAAAAACAGAAGAACAGGCTTTGTTGTTTGCTAAAGGGTGTGGTTATCCGATCATGGTCAAGGCTGCGTCCGGCGGTGGTGGTCGCGGCATGCGGGTGGCCCGCAATAAAGAGGAACTTCTTGAAGGACTCAAATCGGCCGCCTCAGAAGCGCAAGCCGCCTTTGGTGACGGCACCGTATTCCTCGAAAAGTTTATCGAAAATCCCAAGCACATCGAAGTGCAAATTATGGGCGACAGCCATGGCAACATTGTTCATTATTTTGAACGGGATTGCTCTATTCAGCGTCGCCACCAGAAGGTGATCGAGCTGGCACCGTCACCCTCTCTGTCGCAGGAAAAGCGTGAAGAGGTCTGCGCTCATGCCATGAAGATCGCCAACGAAGTCGGTTATCTCAATGCCGGAACCGTTGAGTTCCTCATGGACAATGAGGGGGACTTTTACTTTATTGAAACCAACCCGCGCATTCAAGTCGAGCATACGGTCACCGAGCTGGTGACCATGCGAAATTTGGTGCAGACCCAGATCCGCGTGGCCGAAGGCTACAAGCTCTCCGATCCTGAAATTGGTGTGGAAAAGCAGGAAGACATTGAGCTGCGTGGTTATGCTATTCAGTGCCGTGTCACCACGGAGGACCCTGCCAACAACTTTGCCCCGGATTTTGGTACCATCAAGGCTTACCGTACCGCAGTTGGTTTTGGCGTGCGCCTCGATGCCGCGAACGGTTACTCTGGCTCACGCATCACACCGCATTATGATTCTCTTCTAGTTAAGGTGTCCACTTGGGGGCTGTCCTTTGTCGATGCCTGCCGCACCATGAACCGTGCGCTGCAGGAGTTTCGTGTGCGTGGCGTGAAGACCAATATCGGCTTCTTGGAAAATGTCGTCACTCACGAACCGTTCCTCAAAGGGGAGTGTAATACCTCCTATTTGGACAACCATCCGGAACTGTTCAATATTCAGGAAAAGAAAGACCGCGCCAATAAATTACTTCATTACATTGGCCATGTGTCGGTGAATGGCTATCCCAATATCAAGAAGCGTTTGCATTTCAGGGATCTGCATGAGGCGGAGCTGCCGCACATTCAGCCGGAAGCGATTCGGCCGCGCGGCACCCGTGACATCCTGATGGCCAAGGGGCCACAAGGTCTGGCGGATTGGGCGCTGAATGAGAAGCGTCTGTTGCTGACTGATACCACCATGCGCGATGCCCATCAATCCTTGCTGGCAACGCGGGTGCGGACCTATGACCTCGATAAAATCGCCGATGCAACGAGTCATCTGGCCGGTGGTCTGTTTTCCTTGGAAATGTGGGGGGGCGCGACGTTTGACGTGTCGATGCGTTTCTTGACTGAAGATCCCTGGGAACGCCTTGATCGTCTGCGCGCCAAGATTCCCAACCTGTTGTTCCAGATGTTGCTTCGTGGTTCCAATGCCGTTGGTTACACCAACTACGCGGATAATGTCGTTGAGGATTTTGTTGAAAAAGCCGCTGCCGGCGGTATCGATGTCTTCCGTGTTTTCGACTCGCTGAACTGGACCCAGGGGATGCGCGTGGCTATGGAGGCCGTGCAGAAGAACAACGCCATCTGTGAAGCCGCCATGTGCTACACCGGTGATATTACCGATCCCAAGCGCGACAAGTATCCACTCGAATACTATGTCAACATGGCGAAAGAGCTGGAGAAGATGGGCGCTCATATCCTTGGTATCAAGGATATGGCCGGTCTGCTCAAACCGTTTGCTGCTGAGAAACTGATCAAAGCGCTGAAAAACGAGATCGGTATTCCGGTCCACCTGCATACCCACGACACTTCCGGTAACGGTGGCACCATGCTGTTACAGGCGGCCCAGGCCGGTGTCGACATTGTCGATACCGCGTTGTCGTCGATCTCCGGTCTGACCTCACAGCCGAGCATGAACGGGCTGCTGTCGACCCTCGAAGGTACCATCTGGGACCCGGCGGTCGATAACGAAGGCATGCAGACTCTGGCCAACTATTGGGAGACGGTGCGCACCTACTACGAGCCGTTTGAATCGGAACTACGATCCAGCACGGCCCAGGTTTACTACCACGAGATTCCCGGTGGCCAGTACTCCAACTACAAGCCGCAGGTTGAAGGTCTCGGCCTCGGTCATCGCTGGGAAGAGTGCAAGCGCATGTATCGCGAGGTCAACGATATGTTCGGCGACCTGGTCAAGGTCACCCCGTCGTCGAAAATCGTTGGTGACATGGCCATGTTCATGGTCCAGAACAACCTGACGCCGCAGGATGTCATGGAGCGTGGTCACGAGCTGACCTTCCCGCAGGGCGTGGTCGACTTCTTTAAAGGGATGCTCGGTCAGCCGTATGGTGGCTTCCCCGAGGAGCTGCAGAAGATTATCCTTAAAGACGAGCAACCGTTTACCCACCGTCCGGGCGAGTTCCTTGAGCCGGTCGACTTTGCCGCCAAGAAAGAGGAGCTGGAGAAGAAGGTTGGTCATCCGGTGCTTGACCGCGATGTTTCCTCGGCGGTGTTGTATCCCGGTGTGTTCGAGGAGTTTGACCGCCATCGCCAGGATTACAGTGATACCTCGGTATTGCCGACCCCGGTTTACTTCTACGGTCTCGATGTTGGTGATGAAGTGAGTATCGAAATCCAGCCGGGTAAAACGCTGATCGTCACCCTGACTGCCATCAGCAAAGTGCATGAAGACGGCACCCGCAATATCTACTTTGAACTCAATGGTGAGCCGCGTCAGATCAAGGTTAAAGACCTGTCGGCGGAAACCGACGAGAGCGAACATGTCAAGGCGGAAAAAGGCAATGATCGTGAAATCGGTGCGCCGATGCCGGGCAAGATTTTCAAGCTTAATGTCGGTGTCGGTGATGAAGTGAAAGAGGGCGATACTCTGATCGTCACAGAAGCCATGAAGATGGAGACCAACATCAAGGCCAAGATCGACGGTGTCGTCAAAGAGGTTCTCTACAAAGAGGGTGACCAGGTCCAGCAGGACGATCTGCTTGTCGTCATCGAGTAG